One window of the Thermodesulfomicrobium sp. WS genome contains the following:
- the cas6 gene encoding CRISPR system precrRNA processing endoribonuclease RAMP protein Cas6: MRLAQYDFHAVFEENAVLPEFKGSTFRGAFGWALKRVACPMGERDCRICLVRSRCIYPTVFEPTTNDAHGLAPHPYAIIPPTTRERAFRKGESFDFSLILFGSATEYLPYFIAAFERMGQSGIGRGEVRPRARFALQAVSYRGQRIYDARSPHVLQGTAPDELDLAQIPPVPARAVEVRWRTPVRLKADNHLAGKLPFDVLIRGALRRVSSLFHAFGAGEPPLDYRGLAKRAASITTARDELEWIDHRRFSSRQEREMLLGGLTGRILYRGDLTEFTPLLTAAEVLRIGKQTTFGLGWMEYRVIE, translated from the coding sequence ATGCGCCTTGCCCAATACGACTTTCATGCCGTGTTCGAAGAAAACGCCGTGCTCCCGGAATTCAAAGGCTCGACCTTTCGCGGCGCCTTTGGCTGGGCCCTCAAGCGGGTGGCCTGCCCCATGGGAGAGCGGGACTGCCGCATTTGCCTCGTGCGAAGCCGCTGCATCTATCCCACGGTGTTCGAGCCCACTACCAACGACGCCCACGGCCTGGCGCCGCATCCCTATGCCATCATCCCCCCAACAACCCGAGAGCGGGCCTTCCGCAAAGGAGAATCGTTCGACTTTTCGCTGATCCTCTTCGGGTCGGCCACAGAGTATCTCCCGTATTTCATCGCAGCTTTTGAGCGCATGGGGCAATCGGGGATCGGCCGAGGAGAAGTGCGGCCCCGGGCGCGCTTTGCCCTGCAGGCGGTCTCGTACCGCGGCCAGCGCATCTACGACGCCCGCAGTCCCCACGTGCTCCAGGGCACTGCCCCCGACGAGCTGGATCTCGCCCAAATCCCTCCAGTTCCGGCCCGTGCCGTGGAAGTGCGCTGGCGCACGCCGGTACGCCTCAAGGCGGACAACCATCTCGCAGGAAAGCTGCCCTTCGACGTGCTCATACGGGGTGCTTTACGGCGTGTCTCCAGCCTTTTTCACGCCTTTGGCGCAGGCGAGCCGCCCCTGGACTACCGCGGACTGGCCAAGCGGGCGGCCTCCATCACCACCGCGCGCGACGAGCTGGAGTGGATCGACCATCGCCGCTTCTCCAGCCGCCAAGAGCGGGAAATGCTTTTGGGCGGACTGACCGGCAGAATTCTCTACCGCGGCGACCTCACGGAATTCACTCCCCTATTGACGGCAGCGGAAGTTTTACGAATAGGCAAACAAACTACATTCGGACTGGGATGGATGGAATACCGAGTCATTGAGTAA
- the tsaA gene encoding tRNA (N6-threonylcarbamoyladenosine(37)-N6)-methyltransferase TrmO, translating to MSSITYHPIGILRTPFSEACGVPIQPTGAADVEGRVELDACYAQALHDIEGFSHLILLYHFHRSGPWKPLVVPFLDTAVHGVFATRAPARPNAIGLSVVQLLRREETVLWVRGIDVIDGTPLLDIKPYVPAFDCPGPARSGWLEGKDAHAATARADTRFAPQRHP from the coding sequence ATGTCCTCAATCACCTACCACCCCATTGGCATCCTCCGCACCCCCTTCTCCGAGGCCTGCGGCGTCCCCATCCAGCCCACAGGCGCGGCGGACGTGGAAGGCCGCGTCGAGCTCGACGCCTGCTACGCCCAAGCCCTGCACGACATTGAGGGGTTTTCCCATCTCATTCTCCTCTACCACTTCCACCGAAGCGGCCCGTGGAAGCCGCTGGTCGTCCCCTTTCTCGACACTGCAGTGCATGGGGTTTTTGCCACGCGGGCACCGGCTCGGCCCAATGCCATCGGCCTTTCCGTCGTCCAGCTTTTGCGGCGGGAAGAAACGGTGCTTTGGGTGCGGGGGATCGACGTGATCGACGGCACGCCGCTTTTGGACATCAAACCTTACGTGCCGGCCTTTGACTGCCCAGGCCCGGCCCGTTCCGGATGGCTCGAAGGAAAGGACGCCCACGCCGCAACGGCCCGCGCGGACACGAGATTCGCGCCCCAAAGACACCCCTAA
- the ispH gene encoding 4-hydroxy-3-methylbut-2-enyl diphosphate reductase, with amino-acid sequence MNIILAKTAGFCMGVARALRQLDQAMAEHPGRTIVTLGPIIHNPQVLARYHQRGVRVAHSLEEIPDHAVVLVRAHGIPVDTARALAQRPLTVVDATCPKVKKAQVLIERHCHKGTPLLLFGEPDHPEVQGLKSRAERAVVFQSAEELDCLPHPFGPAVLAAQTTQDRTEFRRIAALLQARIPELTVLDTICDATKLRQDEVRALCRQVDGLVVVGGKNSGNTRRLAQIGAECGRPTWHVETAAELPAEMATFTTIGVTAGASTPAWIIDAVVDALRRL; translated from the coding sequence ATGAACATCATCCTCGCCAAGACCGCGGGCTTTTGTATGGGGGTTGCCCGGGCCCTGCGCCAATTGGACCAGGCCATGGCCGAGCACCCAGGCCGCACCATCGTCACCCTAGGCCCCATCATCCATAACCCCCAGGTGCTTGCCCGCTACCACCAGCGCGGGGTGCGCGTGGCCCACAGCCTCGAAGAGATCCCCGACCATGCCGTGGTCCTGGTGCGTGCCCACGGCATCCCGGTGGACACCGCGCGCGCCCTAGCCCAACGCCCGCTGACCGTGGTGGACGCCACCTGTCCCAAGGTGAAAAAGGCGCAGGTGCTCATCGAACGCCATTGCCACAAGGGGACGCCGCTGCTCCTCTTCGGCGAGCCCGATCACCCCGAGGTGCAGGGGCTCAAAAGCCGCGCAGAGCGGGCCGTGGTCTTCCAGAGCGCCGAGGAGCTCGACTGCCTCCCGCATCCCTTCGGCCCAGCGGTGCTTGCCGCCCAGACCACCCAAGACCGCACGGAATTTCGCCGCATCGCGGCCCTGCTCCAGGCCCGGATCCCGGAGCTCACCGTCCTGGACACCATTTGCGACGCCACCAAGCTGCGCCAAGACGAGGTGCGCGCCCTGTGCCGCCAGGTGGACGGACTCGTGGTGGTAGGGGGGAAAAACAGCGGCAATACCCGACGCCTGGCGCAAATCGGCGCCGAATGCGGCCGGCCCACCTGGCACGTGGAAACCGCGGCCGAACTGCCGGCCGAGATGGCAACCTTCACCACCATCGGGGTGACCGCCGGGGCATCCACCCCTGCGTGGATCATCGACGCGGTCGTGGACGCCCTCCGCAGACTCTAG
- a CDS encoding tRNA-dihydrouridine synthase family protein — protein MVHPPPISALQPWLAPLAGYSNLPFRLLCREHGCAVAVTEMVSAKGLLLGSSGTADLLATCPEDHPLVVQLFGAEPEVLGKATARLRQQGFLWFDLNAGCAVPKVTKTGAGAALLRDPGRISAAAEAMVAAAGRNAVGVKLRLGWNETQHTYLDIARRLEAVGVGWITLHPRTASQGFSGTARTEHLRRLKATVALPVLASGDLFTAEDGVRCLETTGVDGVMFARGAMGDPAIFARFTALMRGTPPPARSLASIHECIARLAALHHQWGSPRQGLLQLRTLAPRFFRGMPQARAIRTRLIHCSTWEEALTCIADLKEDP, from the coding sequence ATGGTGCACCCCCCTCCGATCTCTGCGCTGCAACCGTGGCTTGCGCCGCTGGCAGGCTACTCCAACCTGCCGTTTCGGCTGCTTTGCCGGGAGCACGGCTGCGCTGTGGCGGTCACGGAAATGGTGAGCGCCAAGGGGCTGCTCCTGGGATCTTCCGGCACTGCGGATCTCCTTGCCACCTGTCCGGAAGACCACCCGCTCGTGGTGCAGCTCTTTGGCGCGGAGCCGGAAGTCCTCGGCAAGGCCACGGCGCGGTTGCGTCAGCAGGGGTTTTTGTGGTTCGACCTCAATGCCGGGTGCGCCGTGCCCAAGGTGACCAAGACCGGCGCTGGGGCGGCCTTGCTCCGGGACCCTGGCCGCATCAGCGCCGCGGCCGAGGCCATGGTGGCCGCCGCAGGACGCAATGCGGTAGGCGTCAAGCTGCGCCTTGGCTGGAACGAAACCCAGCACACCTACCTGGACATCGCCCGCCGCCTGGAAGCCGTGGGCGTCGGCTGGATCACGCTGCACCCGCGCACCGCCAGCCAAGGGTTTTCCGGAACCGCCCGCACCGAACACCTGCGCCGCCTCAAAGCGACCGTGGCCCTTCCGGTGCTTGCCAGCGGGGACCTCTTCACCGCTGAGGATGGCGTTCGCTGTCTGGAGACAACCGGCGTGGACGGGGTGATGTTCGCCCGCGGCGCCATGGGGGATCCGGCCATCTTTGCGCGCTTCACCGCGCTCATGCGCGGCACCCCGCCGCCTGCCCGAAGTCTCGCCTCCATCCACGAGTGCATCGCCCGCCTCGCAGCCCTCCACCACCAATGGGGCTCTCCGCGCCAAGGGCTCTTGCAGCTACGCACCCTCGCCCCCCGCTTTTTCCGGGGCATGCCCCAGGCGCGCGCCATCCGCACCCGCCTCATCCACTGCTCCACCTGGGAGGAGGCCCTGACCTGCATCGCCGATCTCAAGGAGGACCCATGA
- a CDS encoding flagellar basal body-associated FliL family protein has product MRVLLSLMAPPQADDKATLDTEKLAEDVPRGLQKVELDLDDALFLDVEEEEPKPKAPEPEAPPPAPQPESAPAPAKPPLWKRPAVLAAAGVLLFLLGGLVVYLLLPTKEATPPPPPPPSKEEKKPQKPPQEKPITLHTITFEPFMVEYDHNGTTRFLTCKFSISGIPDILEWEVRRKKIILRDAVYYYLRNKGLSFLSDTKNAEKLKEDILAVMNQYLGNGQIETLLIDEYVIR; this is encoded by the coding sequence ATGCGCGTCCTCCTGAGCCTGATGGCGCCTCCTCAGGCCGATGACAAGGCCACCTTGGATACGGAGAAGCTTGCGGAGGACGTGCCGCGGGGCCTGCAAAAGGTTGAACTGGATCTGGACGACGCCCTCTTCCTCGACGTGGAGGAAGAAGAGCCCAAGCCCAAGGCCCCGGAGCCGGAAGCACCGCCCCCAGCGCCCCAACCGGAATCAGCCCCAGCCCCCGCCAAACCCCCACTCTGGAAGCGCCCGGCCGTGCTTGCCGCAGCGGGGGTACTGCTTTTTCTGCTCGGCGGGCTTGTCGTATATCTTCTTCTCCCTACCAAAGAAGCCACTCCGCCGCCTCCACCGCCACCGTCCAAAGAAGAAAAAAAGCCCCAAAAGCCGCCACAGGAAAAGCCCATCACGCTGCACACCATCACCTTTGAGCCGTTCATGGTCGAATACGATCACAACGGAACAACGCGTTTTCTTACCTGCAAATTTTCCATCAGCGGCATACCGGATATCTTAGAGTGGGAAGTGCGGCGGAAAAAGATCATCTTGCGTGACGCGGTGTATTACTATCTCCGCAACAAAGGGCTCTCTTTTCTCAGTGACACCAAAAACGCCGAGAAACTCAAAGAGGACATCCTTGCGGTCATGAATCAATACCTCGGAAACGGCCAGATCGAAACCCTATTGATCGACGAATACGTCATTCGGTAA
- a CDS encoding chemotaxis response regulator CheY yields the protein MPVNTNMRVLIVDDFSTMRRIIKNILRQLGFNNIVEADDGTTAWEILNKDQIDFIISDWNMPNMTGIELLRKVRASEEFADLPFLMVTAEAQQENIIEAVQAKVSNYIVKPFTAETLQQKINKIFE from the coding sequence ATGCCGGTCAACACCAACATGCGGGTGCTCATCGTCGATGATTTTTCCACCATGCGCCGCATCATCAAAAACATCCTCCGCCAGTTGGGCTTCAACAATATCGTCGAGGCCGATGACGGCACCACTGCATGGGAAATCCTCAACAAGGATCAAATCGATTTCATCATTTCCGACTGGAACATGCCCAACATGACGGGCATCGAGCTTTTGCGCAAAGTCCGGGCCAGCGAAGAGTTCGCCGATCTGCCCTTCCTCATGGTCACGGCCGAAGCCCAGCAGGAGAACATCATCGAAGCGGTGCAGGCCAAAGTCTCCAATTACATCGTCAAGCCGTTCACCGCGGAAACCCTGCAGCAAAAAATCAATAAGATTTTCGAATGA
- a CDS encoding FliA/WhiG family RNA polymerase sigma factor: MPAPKPRETLSAADKDRLARQLAPRIKAIALHFKARLPGHVDLQELISSGAVGLMEAMEKFTPERGIRFETFAEARIRGAMLDTLRGMDWYSRGLRGRIKKLQTIMLEYERSHGHAPSRQALQELCDIPEEDLECALEALNAQVVLSLEAIQETCGVPEDAVSPEAQVAHQELIDKVAGLVDKLTFKEKMVLGLYYIEELNMKEIAQVLDITEGRVSQLHSQATRKLRSWFCETYGNF; the protein is encoded by the coding sequence TTGCCGGCGCCTAAGCCCCGAGAAACGCTCTCGGCGGCGGACAAGGACCGCTTGGCCCGCCAGCTGGCGCCGCGCATCAAGGCCATCGCCCTGCATTTCAAGGCGCGTCTGCCCGGCCACGTGGACCTGCAGGAGCTCATTTCCAGCGGCGCAGTCGGGCTCATGGAGGCCATGGAAAAATTCACCCCGGAGCGCGGCATCCGTTTCGAGACCTTTGCCGAGGCGCGCATCCGCGGCGCCATGCTGGACACCTTGCGCGGCATGGACTGGTACTCCCGGGGGCTGCGGGGCCGCATCAAGAAGCTCCAAACCATCATGCTCGAGTATGAACGCAGCCACGGGCATGCGCCAAGCCGTCAAGCGCTGCAGGAACTCTGCGATATCCCTGAAGAAGACCTGGAATGCGCCCTGGAGGCCCTCAACGCCCAGGTGGTCCTCAGCCTGGAGGCGATTCAGGAAACATGCGGCGTCCCCGAGGATGCGGTCTCGCCGGAGGCACAGGTGGCGCACCAGGAGCTCATTGACAAGGTGGCGGGGCTCGTCGATAAGCTGACGTTCAAGGAAAAGATGGTCCTGGGGCTCTACTATATCGAGGAGCTCAATATGAAGGAAATCGCCCAGGTGCTCGACATCACCGAGGGCCGGGTTTCCCAGCTCCACTCCCAGGCCACGCGGAAACTCCGATCATGGTTTTGCGAAACCTACGGCAACTTCTGA
- a CDS encoding MinD/ParA family protein, with the protein MTPTVPVVCSITSGKGGVGKTNLAVNLAIQLAQLGKRCILLDADLGLANVDVLLGLTPERNLGHIFEGMGVDAILCPSGYGFSILPATSGGTELTALSTGQKLELLAAMDELEDQVDILLVDTGAGVGDTVLYFNVAAQERLLVLTPEPTSLTDAYALIKVLHLRHGVGRFHVVVNMAASDREAKDVFARLAGACDHFLEGVSLDFLGVVPQDAAVRRAVTHQVPVCVHAPDSPAATAVAHLAQTMAAWRPQEHADGNIKFFWKRLLFAGA; encoded by the coding sequence ATGACACCAACCGTACCCGTGGTCTGCTCCATCACTTCCGGCAAAGGCGGCGTAGGCAAAACCAATCTCGCCGTGAACCTGGCCATCCAGCTTGCCCAACTGGGCAAACGCTGTATCCTTCTGGATGCGGATCTGGGACTGGCCAACGTGGACGTCCTCCTCGGCCTGACTCCGGAGCGCAACCTCGGCCACATCTTTGAAGGTATGGGCGTGGATGCCATCTTGTGCCCCTCAGGCTACGGCTTCTCCATCCTGCCGGCCACCAGCGGCGGCACCGAACTCACCGCCCTGTCCACGGGCCAAAAGCTGGAACTCCTCGCCGCCATGGACGAGTTGGAAGACCAGGTGGACATCCTGCTCGTGGATACCGGAGCCGGCGTGGGGGACACCGTGCTCTACTTCAACGTCGCCGCCCAAGAGCGCCTGCTCGTACTCACCCCGGAGCCCACCTCCCTCACCGACGCCTACGCCCTTATCAAGGTGCTCCACCTGCGCCACGGGGTGGGCCGCTTCCATGTGGTCGTCAACATGGCGGCCAGCGACCGCGAGGCCAAGGACGTGTTCGCCCGCCTGGCCGGGGCGTGTGACCACTTTCTCGAGGGCGTCTCCCTGGACTTTCTGGGTGTTGTCCCGCAAGATGCCGCCGTACGCCGGGCCGTCACCCACCAAGTTCCGGTATGCGTCCACGCACCCGACAGCCCGGCAGCCACGGCGGTCGCGCACCTTGCCCAGACCATGGCTGCGTGGAGGCCCCAGGAGCACGCCGATGGCAACATCAAGTTCTTCTGGAAACGACTCCTCTTTGCCGGCGCCTAA
- the flhA gene encoding flagellar biosynthesis protein FlhA — MATRTLSLDIDYTRFTRQGDILLAGGVVTILFVMLIPLPTLVLDMMLAFSISFALVILITSMFMRSPLEFSVFPTVLLVTTLLRLALNVASTRLILLHGDKGTDAAGSVIQTFGEFVVGGNYAIGIVIFLILFILNKTVIVTGTTRIAEVAARFTLDAMPGKQMAIEADLNAGLIDEQEATRQRENLRREADFYGAMDGAGKFVSGDVNAGMFITFVNIVGGFFIGVLQKNMDWMEAARTYTLLTIGDGLVSTIPSLIISTSAGIIVSRAAAEAKMGEEIIGQLTNHPRALRLVSGVLILFALVPGMPFVAFSTLAGLLFLMARAIARIQAESPTADAKKGKSAKAAPDSPEEALNLLPLDIMELEVGYGLIPLVDEEQNGTLLSRIRSIRRQFALDMGVVVPALHLRDNLQLKPGEYAVLIKGNRVAGAEILIDHYLAMDPGDARHKIKGVETLEPAFNLPALWIPEAQKDEAIMAGYTVVDPATVVATHLTEVFRRNLHEFLGRQEVQSLLDNLAQRAPKAVEELVPTILPLGSVQKVLQNLVREGVSIRDLLTIVETLADYGTMIKDPDQLTEYVRQRMARTVVKPYLGGGKTLPIITLSPNIEATFQESIQRSDSGTYLAMEPGLAHRIIQAVGKAAEKGMVAEGQTVLLVSPPIRMHLAQLLNRFLPTVPVISQAEIPPDIRLESVAVVEV; from the coding sequence ATGGCGACCAGGACACTCTCCCTCGACATCGACTACACCCGCTTCACCCGCCAAGGCGACATCCTCTTGGCCGGCGGGGTGGTCACCATCCTGTTCGTCATGCTCATTCCGCTGCCCACGCTGGTGCTGGACATGATGCTGGCGTTCTCCATCTCCTTTGCCCTGGTCATCCTCATCACCTCCATGTTCATGCGCTCGCCCCTGGAGTTTTCGGTATTCCCCACCGTGCTCCTGGTGACCACCCTGCTGCGCCTGGCCCTCAACGTGGCCTCCACCCGCCTCATCCTGCTCCACGGCGACAAAGGCACCGACGCCGCAGGCTCCGTGATCCAAACCTTCGGCGAATTCGTGGTGGGCGGCAATTACGCCATCGGCATCGTCATCTTCCTCATCCTCTTCATCCTCAACAAGACGGTCATCGTCACCGGTACCACCCGCATCGCCGAAGTGGCGGCCCGCTTCACCCTGGACGCCATGCCGGGCAAGCAGATGGCCATCGAGGCGGACCTCAACGCCGGGCTCATCGACGAACAGGAAGCCACCCGCCAGCGGGAAAACCTGCGCCGCGAGGCGGATTTCTACGGCGCCATGGACGGCGCGGGCAAATTCGTCTCCGGAGACGTCAACGCCGGTATGTTCATCACCTTCGTGAACATCGTGGGTGGATTTTTCATCGGCGTGCTGCAAAAAAACATGGACTGGATGGAAGCCGCCCGCACCTATACGCTGCTGACCATCGGCGATGGCCTGGTCTCCACCATCCCTTCGCTCATCATCTCCACCTCGGCTGGCATCATCGTAAGCCGCGCTGCGGCCGAGGCCAAGATGGGCGAGGAGATCATCGGCCAGCTCACCAACCATCCCCGGGCGCTGCGTTTGGTCTCCGGCGTGCTCATACTGTTTGCCCTTGTGCCGGGCATGCCCTTCGTGGCCTTCTCCACCTTGGCGGGACTGCTCTTCCTCATGGCCCGGGCCATCGCCCGCATCCAGGCGGAAAGCCCCACGGCGGACGCCAAGAAAGGCAAATCCGCCAAGGCCGCCCCGGACAGCCCGGAAGAAGCGCTCAACCTCTTGCCGCTCGACATCATGGAGCTGGAAGTGGGCTACGGCCTCATCCCCTTGGTGGACGAAGAGCAAAACGGCACCCTGCTTTCCCGCATCCGCTCCATCCGCCGCCAATTCGCCCTGGACATGGGCGTGGTGGTGCCGGCGCTGCACCTGCGCGACAACCTCCAGCTCAAACCCGGCGAATACGCCGTGCTCATCAAGGGCAACCGCGTGGCAGGCGCGGAAATCCTCATCGACCACTACTTGGCCATGGACCCCGGCGACGCCCGCCACAAGATCAAGGGCGTGGAGACCCTGGAGCCGGCCTTCAACCTTCCGGCCCTGTGGATCCCCGAAGCCCAAAAGGACGAGGCCATCATGGCCGGCTACACCGTGGTGGACCCCGCCACCGTGGTGGCCACCCACCTCACCGAGGTCTTCCGGCGCAATCTCCACGAGTTCTTGGGGCGCCAAGAAGTCCAATCCCTGCTGGACAACCTGGCCCAGCGCGCCCCCAAGGCCGTGGAAGAGCTGGTGCCCACCATCCTGCCCCTCGGCTCGGTCCAAAAAGTGCTCCAGAACCTCGTGCGCGAAGGGGTCTCCATCCGCGATCTCCTCACCATCGTGGAGACCTTGGCCGACTACGGCACCATGATCAAGGACCCCGACCAGCTGACGGAATACGTGCGCCAGCGCATGGCCCGCACTGTGGTGAAGCCCTATCTGGGCGGCGGCAAGACCCTGCCCATCATCACCCTCTCCCCGAATATCGAGGCCACCTTCCAGGAAAGCATCCAGCGCAGCGACTCCGGCACCTACCTGGCCATGGAGCCTGGCCTCGCCCACCGCATCATCCAGGCCGTTGGCAAGGCCGCGGAAAAAGGCATGGTGGCAGAGGGGCAAACCGTGCTCCTGGTCTCGCCGCCCATTCGGATGCACCTGGCGCAACTCTTGAACCGCTTTCTCCCGACGGTCCCGGTGATCTCCCAGGCAGAGATCCCCCCGGACATCCGTTTGGAATCGGTGGCAGTGGTGGAGGTATAA